One genomic region from Haloarcula sp. DT43 encodes:
- a CDS encoding DUF502 domain-containing protein, protein MSVNSFIKNNFLAGLVLVGPLVATIVIVRVLLGWVGGFLDPLIRGTRLAVLTANNVLLAQLLTLSVLVALVTVLGYIAQWSVGQRLFGKTGHLVTFVPVVRTIYGSIRQMTTSVVNRQSDYESVVYVEYPRDGVYQLGLKTGTSPADVSEAAGESASSVFIPGSPNPTQGMLVMVPESRTYESDLSVRAAIRLLMTTGMAQSDDIIRLDENEVGGATDAG, encoded by the coding sequence ATGTCCGTCAACTCATTCATCAAGAACAATTTTCTGGCCGGGCTCGTTCTGGTGGGCCCGCTCGTGGCGACTATCGTCATCGTCCGGGTGCTGCTGGGCTGGGTCGGCGGCTTCCTCGACCCACTCATCCGCGGGACGCGGCTGGCGGTACTGACCGCGAACAACGTCTTGCTCGCCCAGCTACTGACGCTCTCGGTTCTCGTCGCGCTCGTCACGGTACTGGGGTACATCGCCCAGTGGAGCGTCGGGCAGCGACTGTTCGGAAAGACGGGGCACCTGGTCACGTTCGTGCCCGTCGTCCGGACCATCTACGGGAGCATCCGGCAGATGACCACCTCCGTCGTCAACCGGCAGTCTGACTACGAGTCCGTCGTGTACGTTGAGTATCCCCGCGACGGCGTCTACCAGCTGGGACTCAAAACGGGGACGAGCCCGGCGGACGTCTCCGAAGCGGCCGGCGAGAGCGCGTCGAGCGTGTTCATCCCCGGCAGTCCCAACCCCACCCAGGGCATGCTCGTCATGGTCCCCGAGAGCCGGACCTACGAGTCCGACCTGAGCGTCCGCGCGGCGATCCGGTTGCTGATGACGACCGGGATGGCACAGTCAGACGACATCATCCGACTCGACGAAAACGAGGTCGGCGGGGCGACTGACGCCGGATAA
- a CDS encoding acyl-CoA dehydrogenase family protein, with protein MDFELTAEQRQIRDEVARFAENEIEPVATEYDTAEKFPHEIVEQAAEMGLTGANIPLEYGGGGYDTLTSAIIAEELFAADPGIGLSIQSASFGADAIVGFGTETQKEEYLEPVATGDAIMGAAISEPDTGSDVSSVSTQARKDGDEWVVNGTKMWITNGSVGDYFVVLCETDPDAEGRYNGFSQILVESDRDGFAAEKITGKLGIRASDTAELVLDDVRVPEANLVGTRGAGFLQLMQFFDETRTGVAAQGVGIARGAAEHALAYAQDREQFGQSISEFQAIQHKLAELFTEIEAARQLTYKSAWSVDNADDQLTQLASMAKEKASRVAVETADEAVQIHGGAGYVNDFDVERFYRDAKITQIYEGTTEIQKNIIARELLGKGMT; from the coding sequence ATGGATTTCGAACTGACCGCCGAGCAGCGACAGATACGGGACGAGGTCGCGCGGTTCGCCGAAAACGAAATCGAACCGGTCGCGACGGAGTACGACACCGCGGAGAAGTTCCCCCACGAAATCGTCGAGCAGGCCGCGGAGATGGGGCTGACAGGGGCGAACATCCCGCTGGAGTACGGCGGCGGGGGCTACGACACGCTGACGAGCGCCATCATCGCCGAGGAACTGTTCGCGGCCGACCCCGGTATCGGCCTGAGCATCCAGTCGGCGTCCTTCGGAGCCGACGCAATCGTCGGGTTCGGGACGGAAACCCAGAAAGAGGAGTACCTGGAACCGGTAGCGACCGGCGACGCCATCATGGGCGCGGCCATCTCGGAGCCGGACACGGGCTCGGACGTGTCTTCGGTGTCGACGCAGGCGCGCAAGGACGGCGACGAGTGGGTCGTCAACGGCACCAAGATGTGGATTACCAACGGGTCGGTCGGCGACTACTTCGTCGTGCTCTGTGAGACCGACCCCGACGCGGAGGGGCGGTACAACGGCTTCTCCCAGATTCTCGTCGAGTCCGACCGCGACGGGTTCGCGGCCGAAAAGATTACGGGGAAACTGGGCATCCGCGCGTCGGACACGGCGGAACTCGTCCTCGACGACGTGCGCGTCCCCGAGGCGAACCTCGTCGGCACGCGCGGGGCCGGTTTCCTCCAGCTCATGCAGTTCTTCGACGAGACCCGGACCGGCGTCGCCGCACAGGGCGTCGGCATCGCCCGCGGGGCCGCCGAGCACGCCCTTGCCTACGCACAGGACCGCGAGCAGTTCGGCCAGTCCATCTCGGAGTTCCAGGCCATCCAGCACAAGCTCGCCGAGCTGTTCACCGAAATCGAGGCCGCGCGCCAGCTCACGTACAAATCCGCCTGGAGCGTCGACAACGCCGACGACCAGCTCACCCAGCTTGCGTCGATGGCCAAGGAGAAGGCCTCCCGGGTCGCCGTCGAGACGGCCGACGAGGCCGTCCAGATTCACGGCGGGGCCGGCTACGTCAACGACTTCGACGTCGAGCGGTTCTACCGCGACGCCAAGATAACTCAGATATACGAGGGGACGACCGAGATACAGAAGAACATCATCGCCCGGGAACTGCTCGGGAAAGGCATGACCTGA
- a CDS encoding DNA-3-methyladenine glycosylase family protein — protein sequence MTDSPYETLRADPDIGPLVERHGELTLDPASDLFERLVVSILRQQVSMASAAATRERLFDAVTVTPAGIADADDEVLRDAGLSRQKTRYVNEVAETFLAEEYSLATFEDATDEDIREALTAITGVGDWTANMQLLFAFGREDVFPVGDLGIRKGFEAVVGEGYSRAEMREYAERWSPYRSYASLYLWRADEDIAESVAEVRED from the coding sequence ATGACCGACTCACCATACGAGACGCTGCGGGCGGACCCCGACATCGGCCCGCTCGTCGAGCGCCACGGCGAACTCACGCTCGACCCCGCGTCGGACCTCTTCGAGCGGCTGGTGGTCTCGATCCTCCGCCAGCAGGTGTCGATGGCCTCGGCCGCCGCGACGCGGGAACGGCTGTTCGACGCCGTCACCGTGACGCCAGCGGGCATCGCCGACGCCGACGACGAGGTGCTGCGGGACGCCGGACTGTCCCGACAGAAGACTCGCTACGTCAACGAAGTCGCCGAGACGTTTCTGGCGGAGGAGTACTCGCTTGCGACGTTCGAGGACGCCACCGACGAGGACATCCGCGAGGCGCTGACCGCCATCACGGGCGTCGGCGACTGGACCGCGAACATGCAACTCCTGTTCGCCTTCGGCCGCGAGGACGTGTTCCCGGTCGGCGACCTCGGCATCCGCAAGGGGTTCGAGGCCGTCGTCGGCGAGGGGTACAGCCGCGCGGAGATGCGCGAGTACGCCGAGCGGTGGTCGCCGTACCGCAGTTACGCGAGCCTCTACCTGTGGCGGGCCGACGAGGACATCGCCGAGAGCGTCGCGGAAGTGCGCGAGGACTGA
- the sdhC gene encoding succinate dehydrogenase, cytochrome b556 subunit has protein sequence MSQSYNRGTVEDFGRWREFSAGMWAWIFHKFTGWVLVGYLFTHIAVLSTSVGVDPASAQAGSDLYTSTLSGLESLLIVRFLEVGLLAVAVFHILNGIRLLMVDLGVGLESQDKSFYASLLLTGAIVVASVPTFLGGALV, from the coding sequence ATGAGTCAGTCTTACAATCGCGGCACCGTCGAGGACTTCGGACGGTGGCGGGAGTTCTCGGCCGGGATGTGGGCCTGGATATTCCACAAGTTCACCGGCTGGGTGCTCGTGGGCTACCTGTTCACCCACATCGCGGTGCTGAGCACCTCGGTCGGTGTCGACCCGGCGAGCGCGCAGGCAGGCAGCGACCTCTACACCAGTACGCTCAGCGGCCTCGAATCGCTGCTGATAGTCCGGTTCCTCGAAGTCGGGCTGCTGGCCGTCGCCGTCTTCCACATCCTCAACGGCATCCGGCTGTTGATGGTCGACCTCGGCGTGGGCCTCGAATCGCAGGACAAGAGCTTCTACGCGTCGCTGCTGCTGACCGGCGCAATCGTCGTCGCCAGCGTGCCGACGTTCCTCGGGGGGGCACTCGTCTAA
- a CDS encoding 3-hydroxyacyl-CoA dehydrogenase/enoyl-CoA hydratase family protein has product MDFEDIDTIAVLGAGNMGHGITEVAALAGYDVRMRDIKDEFVENGYDNIEWSLNKLAEKDQLTQDEADAALNRVTPLVDVEEAVGDADVVIEAVPEKMEIKKDVYTEVEEYAPAEAIFATNTSSLSITELSEVTERPEQFCGMHFFNPPVRMQLVEVISGAHSSDETLEAIEALAEDFEKTPVRVRKDSPGFIVNRILVPLMNEAAWLVHDDVATVAEVDSTTKFDMGLPMGSFELSDQVGNDVGLHVLEYMHEVLGEPYAPCPLLEEKVENEELGKKTGKGFYDYENGGVDIPTDAGREDVEHRLVAVMANEVGKLVENDVAPVADIDQAVKLGGGFPDGPAKMADKTGLETLVETLAEAHEATGAARYAVADGLRAAAEDGGFYASEDEAPAEFDNVNVEYPGDMVGHIELDRPHRMNTVSPELMDDLADAIDLLEADDEVRAILLTGAGDKAFSAGADVQSMASNATPLDAIDLSRKGQETFGKLEECSMPVVAGIDGYALGGGMELATCADLRVASERSELGQPEHNLGLLPGWGGTQRLARIVGEGRAKEIIFTAERYDAAELAEYGFINEVVDNDALYERALELTTDMAAGPPVAQKLTKRAMLAGRDDIDAGLEVESQAFGHLIGTDDVMEGINAFMGDEEPDFEGK; this is encoded by the coding sequence ATGGATTTCGAGGATATTGACACTATCGCCGTGCTCGGTGCCGGGAACATGGGCCATGGAATCACCGAAGTGGCCGCGCTCGCGGGCTACGACGTGCGGATGCGGGACATCAAAGACGAGTTCGTCGAGAACGGATACGACAACATCGAGTGGTCGCTGAACAAGCTGGCCGAGAAAGACCAGCTCACGCAGGACGAGGCCGACGCGGCGCTGAACCGCGTGACGCCATTGGTGGACGTCGAGGAGGCCGTCGGCGACGCCGACGTGGTCATCGAGGCTGTCCCCGAGAAGATGGAGATAAAGAAGGACGTGTACACGGAGGTCGAGGAGTACGCGCCCGCGGAGGCCATCTTCGCCACGAACACCTCCAGCCTCTCCATCACGGAGCTGTCGGAAGTGACCGAACGGCCCGAGCAGTTCTGCGGGATGCACTTCTTCAATCCGCCGGTGCGGATGCAACTGGTCGAGGTCATCTCCGGCGCCCACTCCAGCGACGAAACGCTGGAAGCCATCGAGGCCCTCGCCGAGGACTTCGAGAAGACGCCGGTCCGCGTCCGGAAGGACTCGCCGGGGTTCATCGTCAACCGCATCCTCGTTCCGCTGATGAACGAGGCCGCCTGGCTCGTCCACGACGACGTGGCGACCGTCGCCGAGGTCGACTCGACGACGAAGTTCGACATGGGCCTGCCGATGGGCTCGTTCGAACTCTCCGACCAGGTCGGCAACGACGTGGGCCTCCACGTCCTCGAATATATGCACGAGGTGCTGGGCGAACCGTACGCGCCGTGTCCCCTCCTCGAGGAGAAAGTCGAGAACGAGGAACTGGGCAAGAAGACCGGCAAGGGGTTCTACGACTACGAGAACGGCGGCGTCGACATCCCGACCGACGCCGGCCGAGAGGACGTCGAGCACCGCCTCGTCGCCGTGATGGCAAACGAGGTCGGCAAGCTCGTCGAGAACGACGTGGCCCCGGTCGCGGACATCGACCAGGCCGTGAAGCTCGGCGGCGGCTTCCCGGACGGGCCCGCGAAGATGGCCGACAAGACTGGCCTGGAGACGCTCGTCGAGACGCTTGCGGAGGCTCACGAGGCGACCGGTGCGGCGCGCTACGCCGTCGCCGACGGGCTCCGGGCGGCCGCCGAGGACGGCGGCTTCTACGCCAGCGAGGACGAGGCGCCCGCGGAGTTCGACAACGTCAACGTCGAGTACCCCGGCGACATGGTCGGTCACATTGAACTCGACCGCCCACACCGGATGAACACCGTCAGCCCGGAGCTGATGGACGACCTCGCGGACGCCATCGACCTCCTCGAAGCCGACGACGAAGTGCGTGCCATCCTGCTGACTGGGGCCGGCGACAAGGCCTTCTCCGCCGGGGCCGACGTGCAGTCGATGGCCTCGAACGCGACGCCGCTCGACGCCATCGACCTCTCCCGGAAGGGCCAGGAGACCTTCGGCAAGCTCGAAGAATGCTCGATGCCGGTCGTCGCCGGCATCGACGGTTACGCGCTGGGCGGCGGGATGGAACTGGCGACCTGTGCCGACCTCCGCGTGGCCTCGGAGCGGTCGGAACTGGGCCAGCCCGAGCACAACCTCGGTCTCCTGCCGGGCTGGGGCGGCACACAGCGACTCGCCCGCATCGTCGGCGAGGGCCGCGCCAAGGAAATCATCTTCACCGCCGAGCGCTACGACGCCGCCGAACTGGCCGAGTACGGCTTCATCAACGAAGTCGTCGACAACGACGCCCTCTACGAGCGGGCGCTCGAACTGACCACGGACATGGCCGCCGGCCCGCCGGTCGCCCAGAAGCTCACCAAGCGCGCGATGCTCGCCGGCCGCGACGACATCGACGCCGGGCTCGAAGTCGAGTCCCAGGCCTTCGGCCACCTCATCGGCACCGACGACGTGATGGAGGGTATCAACGCGTTCATGGGGGACGAGGAGCCGGACTTCGAGGGGAAGTAG
- a CDS encoding succinylglutamate desuccinylase/aspartoacylase family protein: MEEPRAFTFDGGRVEPGETRNVRYTVSETYLGDAVRVPVTIVNGERPGPTVFLTAAAHGDELNGIEVVREVAHEWDHEGLAGTLVCLPVLNVPAFLAQERYLPIYDRDLNRSFPGDPDSTSAKRMAHEIFRNFLAPCDVGLDFHTSTRGRTNMLHVRADMDDPAVARVANAFASNVIISSEGPSGSLRRELSDAGVPTITIEMGEAHRFQRPLIDSALESVRSVLAEFGLRGSDTVQWPGWRTVIDDTGEKTWIRADSGGLVDMHYERGDLVYEDDVICTITNPFKTENTLMRAPFTGLLVGVLENPLVYPGNPLCHLVRLDDRTQRAIEWNRRVDDDDW; this comes from the coding sequence ATGGAGGAACCCAGGGCGTTCACCTTCGACGGCGGCCGTGTCGAACCGGGTGAGACCCGTAACGTCCGATACACCGTCAGCGAGACCTATCTGGGTGACGCCGTCCGGGTGCCGGTGACCATCGTCAACGGGGAGCGCCCCGGACCGACGGTGTTTCTCACCGCGGCGGCCCACGGCGACGAACTCAACGGCATCGAGGTCGTCCGGGAGGTTGCCCACGAGTGGGACCACGAGGGGCTGGCGGGGACGCTGGTCTGCCTGCCGGTGTTGAACGTTCCGGCCTTCCTCGCCCAGGAGCGATACCTGCCCATCTACGACCGCGACCTGAACCGCTCGTTCCCCGGGGACCCCGACTCGACGAGCGCGAAGCGGATGGCCCACGAGATTTTCCGGAACTTCCTGGCCCCCTGTGACGTGGGCCTGGACTTCCACACGTCCACCCGCGGGCGAACGAACATGCTCCACGTCCGGGCGGACATGGACGACCCGGCGGTCGCGCGGGTCGCCAACGCCTTCGCGTCGAACGTCATCATCTCCTCGGAAGGGCCCTCGGGGTCGCTCCGGCGCGAGCTGAGCGACGCGGGCGTCCCGACGATAACGATAGAGATGGGCGAGGCCCACCGGTTCCAGCGGCCGCTCATCGACTCTGCTCTGGAGAGCGTTCGGTCGGTGCTGGCGGAGTTCGGCCTCCGGGGCTCCGACACCGTCCAGTGGCCGGGCTGGCGGACGGTCATCGACGACACCGGCGAGAAGACCTGGATACGGGCGGACTCGGGCGGCCTGGTCGATATGCATTACGAGCGCGGCGACCTGGTGTACGAGGACGACGTCATCTGTACGATTACGAACCCGTTCAAGACCGAGAACACGCTGATGCGTGCGCCGTTTACCGGCCTGCTGGTCGGCGTCCTCGAGAACCCGCTGGTGTACCCCGGGAACCCCCTCTGTCACCTGGTCCGGCTCGACGACCGGACCCAGCGAGCCATCGAGTGGAACCGCCGGGTGGACGACGACGATTGGTAA
- a CDS encoding RimK family alpha-L-glutamate ligase produces the protein MSDQDITVGVLSLHSSKESKAILNAVDEMGYDTEWLRNENTTISVTDGEMTLEPSVDVIANRMLLSSNEHPAEGIGLGMTVSRLAPTLNEPMAATTALHKFASAAALADAGVPVPDALLALSNDRLNDERDRFGDRAVYKTAIGTHGGGTWMVDLENQVNAQVGGRYAFLQEYMEHDEKRHHDLRVYVVGDRIVGAMNRYAPEGEWRTNVALGGDVEDMTGKLPERVREIALDSVEAIGLDYAGVDIVQSEDGYYVLEVNPTAGFRGLFKASGVSPAPYIAQLAIEQAGGSVDDATVERLSDRLDDSRPACTPKKPQRKAQENVVVGYIEEVVVTGTQGTKSVLAKSDTGATRSSIDARLAADIGTGPILDIVTVKSGSVKSGRSRPVVDLVVGVGGTQHTVTASVEDRSHMDYPLLLGRDILKHYQVDVTRRADDEAEVETEEEEQSEE, from the coding sequence ATGAGCGACCAGGACATCACAGTCGGCGTCCTCAGCCTCCACTCCAGCAAGGAGTCGAAGGCCATCCTGAACGCCGTCGACGAGATGGGGTACGACACGGAGTGGCTCCGCAACGAGAACACCACGATAAGCGTCACCGACGGCGAGATGACGCTGGAACCCAGCGTCGACGTGATTGCGAACCGGATGCTGCTCTCCAGCAACGAACACCCCGCGGAGGGCATCGGGCTGGGGATGACCGTCAGCCGCCTCGCGCCGACGCTGAACGAACCGATGGCGGCGACGACGGCCCTGCACAAGTTCGCGAGCGCCGCCGCCCTGGCCGACGCTGGCGTGCCGGTCCCCGACGCCTTGCTCGCGCTGTCGAACGACCGGCTCAACGACGAGCGGGACCGCTTCGGCGACCGCGCGGTGTACAAGACGGCCATCGGCACCCACGGCGGCGGGACGTGGATGGTCGACCTGGAGAACCAGGTCAACGCCCAGGTCGGGGGCCGCTACGCGTTCCTCCAGGAGTACATGGAACACGACGAGAAGCGCCACCACGACCTCCGCGTGTACGTCGTCGGCGACCGCATCGTCGGCGCGATGAACCGCTACGCGCCCGAGGGGGAGTGGCGGACGAACGTCGCGCTGGGCGGCGACGTCGAGGACATGACCGGGAAGCTCCCCGAGCGCGTCAGGGAGATAGCGCTCGACTCGGTCGAGGCAATCGGGCTGGACTACGCCGGCGTCGACATCGTCCAGAGCGAGGACGGCTACTACGTGCTTGAGGTCAACCCCACCGCCGGGTTCCGCGGCCTGTTCAAGGCGAGCGGCGTCAGCCCCGCCCCCTACATCGCCCAGCTCGCCATCGAGCAGGCGGGCGGCAGCGTCGACGATGCGACCGTCGAGCGGCTTTCCGACCGGCTCGACGACTCACGGCCGGCGTGCACGCCGAAAAAGCCCCAGCGGAAGGCACAGGAGAACGTGGTCGTCGGCTACATCGAGGAGGTCGTCGTCACCGGCACCCAGGGGACCAAGTCCGTTCTCGCCAAGTCAGACACCGGCGCGACCAGGAGCAGCATCGACGCGAGGCTCGCGGCGGACATCGGGACGGGGCCGATTCTCGACATCGTCACGGTCAAGTCCGGGAGCGTCAAGTCCGGCCGCTCGCGCCCGGTCGTCGACCTCGTCGTCGGCGTCGGCGGGACCCAACACACCGTCACGGCCAGCGTCGAGGACCGCTCGCACATGGACTACCCGCTCCTGCTGGGGCGGGACATCCTCAAGCACTATCAGGTCGACGTGACCCGCCGCGCCGACGACGAGGCGGAGGTCGAGACCGAGGAAGAGGAGCAGAGCGAGGAGTAG
- the cysE gene encoding serine O-acetyltransferase yields MFDRLKADIRTALAKDPAATSALEVALTYPGLHAVWAHRVAHWLWTGDRTLLARLLSHLARFLTGVEIHPAAAVGERVFIDHGMGVVVGETAEIGDDVLLYHGVTLGGTSMRREKRHPTVEDGATLGADASIMGPITVGENASVGAGAVVVDDVPPETTVVGNPAKPVGAAGTASPGPDPAIADG; encoded by the coding sequence ATGTTCGACCGACTGAAAGCGGATATCCGTACAGCACTCGCAAAGGACCCCGCGGCGACCAGCGCCCTGGAGGTCGCGCTCACCTACCCCGGCCTCCACGCCGTCTGGGCCCATCGCGTCGCCCACTGGCTCTGGACGGGCGACCGGACGCTGCTGGCCAGACTCCTCTCGCATCTCGCCCGGTTCCTGACCGGGGTCGAGATACACCCCGCGGCGGCGGTCGGCGAACGCGTGTTCATCGACCACGGGATGGGCGTCGTCGTCGGCGAGACCGCCGAAATCGGCGACGACGTGCTCCTGTATCACGGCGTGACGCTCGGCGGCACGTCGATGCGACGGGAGAAACGCCACCCGACGGTCGAGGACGGCGCGACGCTGGGGGCCGACGCCTCGATAATGGGGCCGATAACCGTCGGCGAGAACGCCTCCGTCGGTGCCGGCGCCGTCGTGGTCGACGACGTGCCGCCGGAGACGACGGTCGTCGGCAACCCGGCGAAGCCGGTCGGCGCGGCCGGCACCGCCTCACCCGGCCCCGACCCCGCCATCGCCGACGGCTGA